In Holophagales bacterium, one DNA window encodes the following:
- a CDS encoding VOC family protein, producing MSDDARAIPILPCRQLDATLAFYGLLGFTLEFEENEPAPYAILTLGGAELHFAGIADPARAGLHGACYLRVPDADALHAHWRAAGVPDEGLPRLGPIDDRPWGMREFALVDPDGNMIRVGHLVD from the coding sequence ATGAGCGACGACGCCCGCGCCATTCCGATCCTCCCCTGCCGGCAGCTCGACGCAACGCTGGCGTTCTACGGTCTGCTCGGGTTCACCCTGGAGTTCGAAGAGAACGAGCCGGCGCCCTACGCGATCCTGACTCTCGGCGGCGCCGAGCTCCACTTCGCCGGCATCGCCGACCCGGCGCGGGCCGGCCTGCACGGCGCCTGCTACCTGCGCGTCCCTGATGCCGACGCGCTGCACGCCCACTGGCGGGCCGCCGGCGTCCCCGACGAGGGCCTGCCGCGACTCGGACCGATCGACGACCGCCCGTGGGGGATGCGCGAGTTCGCCCTCGTCGACCCCGACGGCAACATGATCCGCGTCGGGCACCTCGTCGACTGA
- a CDS encoding ABC-F family ATP-binding cassette domain-containing protein gives MISVSNLAKAYGGDTLFERVSFQLNPGSRYGLVGANGSGKSTFMKILAGDEPASDGTIAIPKRARVGVLRQDHFRFEEERILDVAMMGHRELYEALTERERLLAQPDGDFDHERYAELEDYILHQDGYALESRAAEVLEGLGIPAAVHQQGLGTLSGGFKLRVLLAQVLSGDPDALLLDEPTNHLDILSIRWLEKFLTSYKGCAVVISHDHRFLDNISTHILDVDYETILLYHGNYTAFEEQKVAERDRKESEIEKRESEIARHREFVDRFRAKATKARQAQSKIKLIEKIVIDKLPTSSRRYPTFKLAQRRPSGRQVLEIEGLAKSYGEKKVLAGVDLTLRRGDRLAVIGPNGIGKSTLLKIAVGALAADAGRCEWGYETWPGYFAQDHKELLGASDQTVEAWLWECCPGEPIGFVRGKLAEVLFSGDDVHKPIRALSGGEAARLVFCRLSVEKPNVLVLDEPTNHLDLEAIEALVEGLRAYDGTLLFVSHDRWFVSRLASRILEINPTGIRDFEGSYDEYIARCGDDHLDADTVALKARQEKRQAKEAKSRPAESDAKRRQRVKELTAKRDKAAAAIEKAEARIHAINDLFCNPGFFDKTPPAEIKKLEGEQKQLNTRLEELLPEWETAESELEELNAGTPVG, from the coding sequence ATGATCTCGGTCTCCAACCTCGCCAAGGCCTATGGCGGGGACACGCTCTTCGAGCGGGTCTCGTTCCAGCTCAACCCCGGGTCGCGCTACGGACTGGTCGGCGCGAACGGTTCGGGCAAGTCCACCTTCATGAAGATCCTCGCCGGCGACGAGCCGGCGAGCGACGGGACGATCGCCATTCCCAAGCGGGCGCGTGTCGGCGTCCTGCGCCAGGATCACTTCCGTTTCGAAGAGGAGCGCATCCTCGACGTGGCGATGATGGGCCACCGCGAGCTCTACGAAGCGCTCACCGAGCGCGAACGGCTGCTCGCCCAGCCCGACGGCGACTTCGACCACGAGCGCTACGCCGAGCTCGAGGACTACATCCTCCACCAGGACGGCTATGCGCTCGAGTCGCGCGCCGCCGAGGTGCTCGAAGGGCTCGGCATTCCTGCCGCGGTCCACCAGCAGGGGCTGGGCACGCTTTCCGGCGGCTTCAAGTTGCGGGTGCTGCTCGCCCAGGTGCTCTCCGGCGATCCCGACGCCCTGTTGCTCGACGAGCCGACCAACCACCTCGACATCCTGTCGATCCGCTGGCTGGAGAAGTTCCTCACCTCGTACAAGGGTTGTGCCGTGGTGATCTCGCACGATCACCGCTTCCTCGACAACATCTCCACCCACATCCTCGACGTCGACTACGAGACGATCCTGCTCTACCACGGCAACTACACGGCCTTCGAAGAGCAGAAGGTCGCCGAGCGCGACCGCAAGGAGTCGGAGATCGAGAAGCGCGAGTCGGAGATCGCGCGACACCGGGAGTTCGTCGACCGCTTCCGCGCCAAGGCCACCAAGGCGCGCCAGGCGCAGTCGAAGATCAAGCTGATCGAGAAGATCGTCATCGACAAGCTGCCGACCTCGTCGCGCCGCTACCCGACCTTCAAGCTCGCCCAGCGGCGGCCGAGCGGGCGACAGGTGCTGGAGATCGAAGGGCTGGCCAAGTCCTACGGCGAGAAGAAGGTGCTCGCCGGCGTCGACCTGACGCTGCGGCGAGGTGACCGGCTGGCGGTGATCGGCCCGAACGGCATCGGCAAGTCGACGCTGCTCAAGATCGCCGTCGGCGCGCTCGCGGCCGATGCCGGCCGGTGCGAGTGGGGATACGAGACCTGGCCCGGCTACTTCGCCCAGGACCACAAGGAGCTGCTGGGCGCCTCCGACCAGACGGTCGAGGCGTGGCTCTGGGAGTGCTGCCCGGGCGAGCCGATCGGCTTCGTGCGCGGCAAGCTCGCCGAGGTGCTCTTCTCCGGCGACGACGTCCACAAGCCGATCCGCGCGCTCTCCGGCGGCGAGGCGGCACGCCTCGTCTTCTGTCGCCTCTCGGTCGAGAAGCCGAACGTCCTGGTGCTCGACGAGCCGACCAACCATCTCGACCTCGAGGCGATCGAGGCGCTCGTCGAAGGCCTGCGCGCCTACGACGGCACGCTGCTCTTCGTCTCGCACGACCGCTGGTTCGTCAGCCGCCTGGCGTCGCGCATCCTCGAGATCAACCCGACCGGCATCCGCGACTTCGAGGGCAGCTACGACGAGTACATCGCCCGCTGCGGCGACGACCACCTCGACGCCGACACCGTGGCGCTCAAGGCGCGGCAGGAGAAGCGCCAGGCCAAGGAGGCGAAGTCACGCCCGGCAGAGAGCGACGCGAAGCGCCGCCAGCGCGTCAAGGAGCTCACCGCCAAACGCGACAAGGCCGCCGCCGCGATCGAGAAGGCCGAGGCGCGCATCCACGCGATCAACGACCTCTTCTGCAACCCCGGCTTCTTCGACAAGACCCCGCCGGCCGAGATCAAGAAGCTCGAGGGCGAGCAGAAGCAGCTCAACACGCGGCTCGAAGAGCTCCTGCCCGAATGGGAGACCGCCGAGAGCGAGCTCGAAGAGCTCAACGCCGGCACGCCGGTCGGCTGA